TGGGAAGGGATTTTTTCTATAGAATCTAAAGAAGGTGAAGGTACTGAAGTAAAGATGTATTTACCAAAGGCAAAAGTACCAACTTGGTTTGTCCCAATAATCAACTTAAAAGGTATACGAAACATAGTTGTTTTAGATGATGACGAGTCAATTCATAAGGTATGGGAAAAGCGTTTAAATCCATATATAAAAAAACAGAATATTGATTTAAGACATGCAAATTGCCCACAAGCATTTGATAAGCTTGTAGGTAAAAGGAAAGGGTTGTTGTGTCTATGTGACTATGAACTATTGGGGTTTGAAGAAACTGGCTTAGATGTTATAAAAAGAAATAATTTAGAAACTATATCAATATTGGTCACCAGCCGCTATTCTGATCAAGCCGTGTTAAAAAAATGTAACCAATTAGGTATAAAGTTGATTCCCAAGACATTGGCAGATTTAGTGCCATTTACAGTTAAGGAATAAATGGCATATAAAGTAGCCCTTTAATGGGCTGCTAAAAATCTATTAAAATAGGTATGGAAACAATCTTTTTGTTTTTTTTATGTAATCTTTGTAGCCTTTAAGATTTTTACTTAGTTGACCTTCTTCAACATATATCCGCCAAGCGTAAGCTCCAATTAAAATAGGTATAGCCCATAAAAAACCGTATATAATGTTAAAAATTAGCGGCGTAGAAGCCCAAAATAAAATTGCCCCTGTATAACTTGGGTGTCGAATCAGTTTATATGGTCCTGTTTTAATGATTGTTTGGTTTTCTTGTATTACTACTTCAGAAGTGAACCACTGCCCAAGATATCGTATAGCATACCATCGGAATAATACCCCGAATAATGCAATTATTAGCCCTATATATTGAATAGGCATAATCTCTTGATGGTTTGAGTGAGATCGTCTTTGAATGTAAAGAATATATATTGGTAAAATAATAATATAAGCTGCAATATTGATTATTATTAATGACTTTTGATCGGCTTTTTTAGTGTTTGTATTTTGTAGTTTGGATTTAGGGTGAGTAAAAATGAGAATTTGTAAAACAATAAAAAATGTCCAGATGATTGCATCTGTGAGAATAAATTTATATATAATAGAAGGTCCGAATAATACCGCAATAGAGATTAGTAAATCACCCATAGCTAACTTATTTAACATACAAATAATATTGAGTATACAGAATGATAGATCAAGAAAACTTAAAAACACAATCTGACCTGACATCGGGAACTTTTTATAATGAAATTAATGGCTTATCAAAAAAAACTGTTAGTCAAATTGCCGATCCAGAACAAGTAGTGAACTTTTTTGAAGTTCTTTTATCGTCAGCAAAAAATTTGACCGTATTTCATATAGATCAAAAGGGTAAAAAAAATGAGATTGTTTTGACTGGTCTGAATGAAGATAAGTCGGCTTTTAAGCTAGATAAGCAGTATAGTGTCCAAAAGTCAGATACAGTATTTTTTTGTTTTTTAAATAGAACACATTGCTTTTTTGTAGAAGAAGCTTCATCAGAGAATTTAATTATTCCAAAAGTTATTTATAACATATCACGACGTTTTTGGTACCGTTATGAAGTTTCTAAAGAAGTAGGAGATTTGATTACGGTTAAAGATGGCGATGGTGATTTTTACAATATTATTAATATATGTAATCATGGTTTGCTATTGTCGACAGAAAAAAAAGATGTTGAACTTTATATTAATGTTCAGCTCAGTCTAAATTATGATGGAGAAAAATATCAGTTCGAAGGGGAGTATGTTCATATTGATGAAACTACAAAAAAAATAGGACTATCTATTATTCGTAATCAGGACTATATAAAATTTTATCAAAAGTTTTCAGATCTATATTTTAGTAAAGTAACCTTATTATCTGAAAAAAAAGATCAAGATAAACTTATAAAATTGTTTGAAAATTCTGTTTTTCCTTCTTTGCCAGAAAAAATTAAAACGCTAGCAGATAAGGCTATAGAAGAAAATTCTATCAGTAAAACATATTTATTAAGAGATAAACAAGATACCATCGCATCAATTTCTACACATTTAGTGAATGATAGAACTTGCTTTATTAATACCTTAGGCATATCAAAAGATTCGCCCAAAAAACTGCCTCTAGATCTTTTTGATAAGATTGCAGATGACGTTTTGAACCAGTTGGATCGAGGATATATTATTGGTATTTGGCCATCGCATGATAAGTTATTAGATAGAACGTACACAGCATTTGCTAAGTCATTGTCGTCTGCAAGAGACAGATTTTATAGTGTTACCAATGCCCATGTTTTTTCTTGTGACGAAGTTAGTGCGCCAGCAATTGATACCCAAGTCGAAGTTGTTGAATATAATTATCAATACCTTAACGAAGTACTAAAACTTATTAAAAAATCTTTTCAAGACTCTTTTATTAATGCTTTTGCACTAGAAGATTATTTGTTTCCAAATAGAAATAATAATTCTATTAAAATTCACTTGGCAATAGAAAAAAATAAAATTGTTGGTTTAATATTATCAGTTAATAATATGCTAACGCCTGATTTATATACCTTAGCGAATCAAAATTGGATTTGTTTAGAAAGTAAAGTTGCTAATAAGCAAGCAATACAAAGTTTGTTGATTTATAACGTGTCTAAATATTATCAGGTCATGAAGCAAAGTACTTTTACAGTTTTTGGAAAAGGTTCTTTGAATAGTAAGGGTGCACGGTTAGAAGCTTTTTTCCCAGATGTCAATTATCTCATTTTTAATAGTACTTTGGTAAAAAGATTTTTAAATTTTTTAAGAAATGTTGAGTTTGAAGTTGCATTTTTTGAAAAACACAAAGACTCTCTAAGCCCATCACTTGTTAAAAAATTAAGAGTACATGTTAAGGATCTTTTGAGAAGACAAAGTGCTCGTATTGAAGGAAAACCTCTAGATGGTATTTCTGGTGTTAGGGTTAATTTTTCTGATGTT
This window of the Oligoflexia bacterium genome carries:
- a CDS encoding PilZ domain-containing protein — its product is MIDQENLKTQSDLTSGTFYNEINGLSKKTVSQIADPEQVVNFFEVLLSSAKNLTVFHIDQKGKKNEIVLTGLNEDKSAFKLDKQYSVQKSDTVFFCFLNRTHCFFVEEASSENLIIPKVIYNISRRFWYRYEVSKEVGDLITVKDGDGDFYNIINICNHGLLLSTEKKDVELYINVQLSLNYDGEKYQFEGEYVHIDETTKKIGLSIIRNQDYIKFYQKFSDLYFSKVTLLSEKKDQDKLIKLFENSVFPSLPEKIKTLADKAIEENSISKTYLLRDKQDTIASISTHLVNDRTCFINTLGISKDSPKKLPLDLFDKIADDVLNQLDRGYIIGIWPSHDKLLDRTYTAFAKSLSSARDRFYSVTNAHVFSCDEVSAPAIDTQVEVVEYNYQYLNEVLKLIKKSFQDSFINAFALEDYLFPNRNNNSIKIHLAIEKNKIVGLILSVNNMLTPDLYTLANQNWICLESKVANKQAIQSLLIYNVSKYYQVMKQSTFTVFGKGSLNSKGARLEAFFPDVNYLIFNSTLVKRFLNFLRNVEFEVAFFEKHKDSLSPSLVKKLRVHVKDLLRRQSARIEGKPLDGISGVRVNFSDVNVPAKIISFDTFGGRLSYEGFKSPKKGDRITIDMVLGGKQVIQLSCEIKYIFNQTLSGYQKNAWIIGFVFEVLDEQNHEIIKEYLFENANPELHYFSKDEFDEFINLLDRSNYLDYFDSSRKKKLTDESYSTYEKISEIFPDLARVTVLKKDSKVIGTHSFYRRAWHTWQLHQLVVDESMQLYKESIPTKVILKSSFEYLSLDKTAEYFVTYFSDTAAIAKVYFDVRNHVHSVSDCSFNAFYCYLFNDLQALQFKDYDEYVVSEANDKDYEILQGYLESLVPKIEYDAYDFGDLQQKKFNLKWKERKFQRERKALLLKNKQGAILHFAILNISPQGINLIGAVDSIRFFDVPWYGVQPEKLSYQYLAYKCAEYYNNIGRSQVYLEFEPELKDFFEGLNAHSCAKNWRLTANRDTFLVTMNYFINRFERFEKRLLRRKNA
- a CDS encoding isoprenylcysteine carboxylmethyltransferase family protein — translated: MLNKLAMGDLLISIAVLFGPSIIYKFILTDAIIWTFFIVLQILIFTHPKSKLQNTNTKKADQKSLIIINIAAYIIILPIYILYIQRRSHSNHQEIMPIQYIGLIIALFGVLFRWYAIRYLGQWFTSEVVIQENQTIIKTGPYKLIRHPSYTGAILFWASTPLIFNIIYGFLWAIPILIGAYAWRIYVEEGQLSKNLKGYKDYIKKTKRLFPYLF